The DNA region TAGCCAAGTCTGTTTGTCCCTCGGGAAGATGACTTTGGTAACTGCATGGAGGATGAgtggacaaagaagaaacaagttTGGAGGTTCCTTTAGTTGAGGTGAGAGCTGATTAGGGAGGACGAGGGAATGAGATTAGGTTGGAGGGCACACGAGTGGGTGAGGGAAGGAGACATCTGCTCCTTGTTCCATTGAGGCACTGCTCTTTCTAGCTGACCCTAATTCTGAGCAGGTGTTAACTGGTGAAGGTCCTGGGGAGCAATAGGGGTGAACAAAGGCTGGGAACACTTTCCATGCTTCATCTATTCatatccctcttcccctctcccttccccagttCCTGTGAGGCAGTGCAAAGTCAATATCTATGCCTCCAATTCTGGGACGccattattgtcctcattttacagatgaggaaatggaggcccaaagaggtcaggtgacttgctgAAGCTCACGGGAGGCTGGGAAATGTCAAAGCCAGTCACCCAATGCTCTCAAATAGAGACTCCACCTAGACCGGGGCCCCTTTGGGTGCCCTAGGCCAGTTTTATAGCTGTGCATGCAATGTCATGTGGTGGAGCAAGAGGCTCGGAAGATGCTCTTCCCTGGGAGGTCCTGGAGCACACCTGGAAGGCCCGGCCCAGGCCACTGTGGAAGGCCTAGGCTCTCACTTCTTTTTCCTCTGGATGACCATCCAGCCCTCTTCAGCAGCATCATGCCCAATGGAGGCCTGGCTAGTGGCAGCTGATGGACCAGCCTGGGCACCACGGGGCATGGCAGGGGTTTCCCTGATGTCAgtcacctccatttcctcaacaaCCCCATCTATTTTTAACTCCTGGTCCGAGTTGTTCTCAACTGTCCGGAACTCCATGGCTCTGACCTCCATCTGCTTCTGGCCCATCTGAGCGATGAACTCTCTCAGCAACGGttcttcacctctctggcagTAACTAAACACTGTCTGGAGCTGCTGGCTTACCTGGGGCAGGCTTCCATCTTCTACGAGGGTATCAAATTCGGTGCTCATGATGTCAGCCAGGAAACCCTCGACCTCATCCTGCTCCAAGTCAGCGTTCTGGACGAAATAGTCCCGCACCACTCCCCCGAGCCATAGCGCCTTCTCGAAGCTGTGGGCTCCCCCGAAGCTGTTCTCCACGGCGATCTGCAGTGCCGGCCAGGCCTCCAGCACTGCCCGAACACCAGCGCCAAACAAGGCCCACGACTGACCCGCTGACATTGCCGTGCCAGACATCGCCGTGTCTGACCCCGCCGCCGCCAGTCACAAGAGATCCGGTACTACTTTTACTAGATACAATCAAAGCGATAGCCGAAGTCTTAAAGCCACAATATTATATCTATAGTCAAAAACTTAGTTTAGCGGAGGtggcatgatacagtggaaaggatACTGGCTCAGGAGTAAAAAGAttcgaattcaaatcctgcttctgctacAGGCTTTGAtcttgagcaagtaatttaacctagTTGGGCCTCAGTcgcctcatttgtaatatgaagTAATTAAACTATACAACCTCTGGACTCCCTTTCATTGCAAGGTCTAAGATATTATAAGGATGTAGGGAGTTGACTTTTTAATCCCCTTTAttccaggagaaagaagagagctcCTCAGTGTTCaagtagaaatagaaatgtgTGAGGGAGGGTGGTGATGCTTATTCCTCTGGTGGTAAATTATTCTTGACCGTTAAGGCATCAAAATTATAACTGCAGGGCAGCTTCTGACCCAGAACCACAAAACGATGATTATCCCCTTCTTTGATGTGCACATTCTAATGCCATTAACTCTGAAGACAAAGGGGAGGATGC from Trichosurus vulpecula isolate mTriVul1 chromosome 1, mTriVul1.pri, whole genome shotgun sequence includes:
- the LOC118836535 gene encoding pre-rRNA-processing protein TSR2 homolog; the protein is MSGTAMSAGQSWALFGAGVRAVLEAWPALQIAVENSFGGAHSFEKALWLGGVVRDYFVQNADLEQDEVEGFLADIMSTEFDTLVEDGSLPQVSQQLQTVFSYCQRGEEPLLREFIAQMGQKQMEVRAMEFRTVENNSDQELKIDGVVEEMEVTDIRETPAMPRGAQAGPSAATSQASIGHDAAEEGWMVIQRKKK